Proteins found in one Helicobacter colisuis genomic segment:
- a CDS encoding NAD(P)-dependent alcohol dehydrogenase, with the protein MLLDSNLNEIKEGKRITAKGYAVQHKDDTFKPFEFSRHALGESDILIEILYAGICHSDIHSARSEWHNGIYPMVPGHEIAGRVVAVGSKVSKFKVGDYAGVGCMVNSCGECEACKASNEQYCERGMVATYDCKDYCHNDEPTYGGYSNNIVVSEKFAVMVPQDAPLDKVAPLLCAGITTYAPLKFSKVKAGDKVAVAGFGGLGMMALKYAKQMGAEVFIFARNKNKEQDALKLGATKLYDTTDPKVVTERFDLIVSTIPTPYDIAAYLKLLKLGGEMGIVGLPPSEVDPKIGAQGLIFNAHKKVYGSLIGGMKETQEMLDFSLKHKIYPETEIISANQINEAYENLTTGKAKFRYVIDMKTLEDN; encoded by the coding sequence ATGTTATTAGATTCAAACCTCAATGAAATCAAAGAAGGCAAAAGAATCACCGCCAAAGGTTATGCGGTGCAACACAAAGATGATACCTTCAAGCCTTTTGAATTTTCTCGCCACGCTTTGGGGGAAAGCGACATTTTAATCGAGATTTTATATGCTGGAATCTGCCATAGTGATATCCACTCTGCACGCAGTGAGTGGCACAATGGAATCTATCCTATGGTGCCAGGACACGAAATAGCAGGGCGTGTTGTGGCAGTTGGTAGCAAGGTAAGCAAATTTAAAGTCGGAGATTATGCAGGGGTTGGCTGTATGGTCAATTCTTGTGGGGAATGCGAAGCGTGCAAGGCAAGTAATGAGCAGTATTGCGAACGCGGTATGGTTGCTACTTATGATTGCAAAGATTATTGCCATAATGATGAACCTACTTATGGTGGATATTCTAATAACATTGTAGTAAGCGAAAAGTTTGCTGTAATGGTGCCACAAGATGCGCCACTTGACAAGGTTGCACCATTGCTTTGTGCAGGGATTACTACGTATGCGCCACTAAAATTTAGCAAGGTAAAGGCTGGAGATAAAGTCGCTGTAGCAGGGTTTGGTGGGCTTGGTATGATGGCGCTTAAATATGCTAAGCAAATGGGTGCTGAAGTATTTATTTTTGCAAGAAACAAAAATAAAGAACAAGATGCCCTCAAACTCGGTGCTACAAAGCTATATGACACGACAGATCCCAAGGTTGTTACAGAACGATTTGATCTTATTGTTTCCACTATTCCGACACCTTATGACATTGCCGCATATCTCAAGCTCCTTAAGCTTGGTGGAGAAATGGGAATTGTTGGGCTTCCACCTTCTGAAGTGGATCCAAAAATTGGAGCACAAGGACTTATTTTTAATGCACACAAAAAAGTGTATGGCTCACTCATTGGCGGTATGAAAGAAACTCAAGAAATGCTAGATTTTTCACTCAAACACAAGATTTATCCAGAGACGGAAATTATTTCGGCAAACCAAATCAATGAAGCATATGAAAATCTCACAACAGGCAAGGCAAAATTCCGCTATGTCATCGATATGAAAACGCTTGAAGACAATTAA
- a CDS encoding molybdopterin molybdotransferase MoeA codes for MQEKISYLQAKEILNSQNIYPKSIERVFLHESLNRILSQDIFAPNDMPMLNLSNMDGYAIYSAMLKNINECFEILQENPAGNKEILELPTNKPCAIKTFTGAVIPKNADILVPIEWAEIKGNHIIIKQIPKIGEFIRKKGDNYKKGEKLLSKGTKINSHHIGLLASLNQVFVEVYERPKVGILVNGNEILELGENKDSPNSIYNANGHLLYAKILENGGIPKLYPILKDNKEQIQSCLQTALRECDLILSTGGASVGDYDFIRQISQQQKEQVVFRGVRIKPGQHVLYAHFGGKQFFGLPGFPNSTLVTFELFAKIILAKLCGSKPYQETIQITLDEDLQKNDSRLEFRVCNIRNQAGIFSIDFLGKKDFQSAILNNFCPLDNSRVGLAILENQTTKGKSIEVLLL; via the coding sequence ATGCAAGAAAAAATTTCATACTTACAAGCTAAAGAAATCCTAAATTCGCAAAATATCTACCCTAAAAGTATAGAGAGAGTTTTTTTACACGAATCACTAAACAGAATCCTCTCGCAAGATATTTTTGCTCCTAATGATATGCCCATGCTTAATCTCTCTAATATGGACGGATATGCAATTTATTCTGCTATGTTAAAAAACATTAATGAGTGCTTTGAAATCTTACAAGAAAATCCAGCAGGAAACAAAGAAATCTTAGAACTTCCTACCAACAAACCTTGCGCGATAAAAACTTTCACAGGTGCAGTAATCCCCAAAAACGCTGATATACTCGTGCCAATAGAATGGGCAGAAATCAAGGGTAATCACATCATTATCAAGCAGATTCCAAAAATAGGAGAATTTATCCGCAAAAAAGGTGATAACTACAAAAAAGGCGAAAAACTTCTCTCTAAAGGAACGAAAATAAATTCTCATCATATCGGACTTTTAGCAAGTCTCAATCAAGTCTTTGTCGAAGTCTATGAAAGACCAAAAGTGGGGATTTTAGTCAATGGAAATGAAATTTTAGAGCTTGGAGAAAACAAGGATTCTCCAAATTCCATTTACAATGCAAATGGACATTTACTTTATGCAAAGATTCTAGAAAATGGCGGAATCCCAAAGCTATACCCAATTTTAAAAGATAACAAAGAGCAAATCCAATCTTGCCTCCAAACCGCGCTAAGAGAATGCGATTTAATTCTCTCTACAGGGGGTGCAAGTGTTGGGGATTATGATTTTATTAGGCAAATTTCACAGCAACAAAAAGAACAAGTAGTTTTTAGAGGAGTGCGTATTAAACCAGGTCAGCATGTTCTTTATGCGCATTTTGGGGGGAAGCAGTTTTTTGGATTACCGGGTTTTCCAAACTCCACCCTAGTAACTTTTGAACTTTTTGCAAAAATCATTCTAGCAAAACTTTGTGGCAGCAAGCCTTACCAAGAAACCATTCAAATAACTTTAGATGAAGATTTGCAAAAAAATGATTCAAGATTAGAATTTAGGGTGTGCAATATAAGGAATCAAGCAGGGATTTTTAGCATTGATTTTCTTGGCAAAAAAGACTTTCAAAGTGCTATTTTAAATAATTTTTGTCCTTTAGATAATTCAAGGGTTGGCTTAGCAATCCTAGAAAACCAAACCACAAAAGGCAAATCAATTGAAGTCTTGCTTTTATAA
- the ribA gene encoding GTP cyclohydrolase II, whose amino-acid sequence MNIQISNEANLPTQFGNFKIRSFRETKIISDETYLLEHLVIKTKEIPQNPLVRVHSECLTGDALGSLKCDCGGELQEALKLIAKEQGMVIYLRQEGRGIGLFNKVNAYALQDEGLDTLEANLKLGFKGDERDYSIVKTILEYYNLTKIRLLTNNPTKINYFSSFIEVERTPIIIPCNKHNAHYLEVKKEKMGHLL is encoded by the coding sequence ATGAATATTCAAATTTCAAATGAAGCTAATCTTCCAACACAATTTGGAAATTTTAAGATACGATCTTTTAGAGAAACCAAAATAATATCCGATGAAACTTATTTACTTGAGCACCTTGTTATCAAAACCAAAGAGATTCCACAAAATCCCCTAGTTAGAGTGCATTCAGAATGCTTAACTGGAGATGCGCTAGGAAGCTTAAAATGCGATTGTGGTGGAGAATTGCAAGAAGCGCTAAAACTCATCGCCAAAGAACAAGGAATGGTAATCTATCTGCGCCAAGAAGGTCGTGGAATAGGACTTTTTAACAAGGTTAATGCCTATGCGCTACAAGATGAAGGACTAGATACTCTAGAAGCTAATTTAAAATTAGGTTTCAAAGGCGATGAGAGAGATTATTCTATTGTAAAAACCATTTTAGAATATTACAATCTTACAAAAATCCGCCTTCTTACAAACAATCCTACAAAAATTAATTATTTCTCAAGCTTTATAGAAGTAGAGCGCACACCTATTATTATTCCTTGCAATAAACACAATGCACATTACCTTGAAGTCAAAAAAGAAAAAATGGGGCATCTTCTCTAA
- the hypB gene encoding hydrogenase nickel incorporation protein HypB: MDNLSKKSIEVGMRILSKNDEEAIKLRQTYQNNDLFVVNLMSSPGSGKTTLLENIAKNQLLDFSVIEGDLQTNRDAERLAKYGVNAYQITTGEACHLEALMVKDALEKLQEQGDFKKFLFIENVGNLVCPASYDLGANMNIVLLSTSEGDDKVLKYPTIFLCADAVVISKSDLIEVFEFQISRVKEDLEKLKKEIPLFLISKNNSDSIREFCEFLKSSKEKNYVSSHTF; the protein is encoded by the coding sequence ATGGATAATCTTAGTAAAAAAAGTATTGAAGTGGGTATGCGGATTCTCTCAAAAAATGATGAAGAAGCAATTAAGCTAAGACAAACTTATCAAAACAATGATTTATTTGTAGTGAATCTTATGAGCTCTCCTGGAAGTGGTAAAACAACCTTGCTAGAAAACATTGCTAAGAATCAATTGCTGGATTTTAGTGTGATAGAAGGAGATTTGCAAACTAATCGCGATGCAGAGAGATTAGCAAAATATGGAGTAAATGCTTATCAGATTACAACAGGTGAGGCTTGTCATTTGGAAGCATTAATGGTTAAAGATGCTTTGGAGAAATTGCAAGAACAAGGAGATTTTAAAAAATTTTTGTTTATAGAGAATGTGGGTAATTTGGTGTGTCCTGCAAGTTATGATTTGGGAGCAAATATGAATATTGTTTTGCTTTCTACTTCAGAGGGTGATGACAAGGTCTTGAAATATCCTACAATCTTTTTGTGTGCAGATGCAGTGGTGATTTCTAAGAGTGATTTAATAGAGGTTTTTGAATTTCAAATTTCACGAGTTAAAGAGGATTTAGAAAAGCTTAAAAAAGAGATTCCTTTGTTTTTAATCTCAAAAAATAACTCTGATTCTATAAGAGAATTTTGTGAATTTTTAAAATCAAGTAAGGAGAAAAACTATGTGTCTAGCCATACCTTCTAA
- a CDS encoding HypC/HybG/HupF family hydrogenase formation chaperone, whose protein sequence is MCLAIPSKVIAINLDTNTATLDTLGVTREASLDLMNEEVNVGDYVLLHIGYVMGKIDEEQAKLSLETYEEIIKSIEEEEKELQNANARRD, encoded by the coding sequence ATGTGTCTAGCCATACCTTCTAAAGTGATTGCTATTAATTTAGATACTAACACTGCTACATTAGACACACTTGGGGTAACTCGTGAAGCGAGTTTGGATTTGATGAATGAAGAAGTGAATGTTGGGGATTATGTGCTTTTGCATATTGGCTATGTGATGGGAAAAATTGATGAAGAACAAGCCAAGCTCTCGCTAGAGACTTATGAAGAAATTATTAAGTCTATTGAGGAAGAAGAGAAAGAATTGCAAAACGCAAATGCCAGGAGAGATTAA
- the fumC gene encoding class II fumarate hydratase, translated as MDYRSEHDTMGEVKVPNDKYWGAQTQRSFENFKIGIEKMPKELIYAFAHLKKSLAIVNCKLKKMPEDKKNAIAQACDEIIAGKFDDNFPLAIWQTGSGTQSNMNLNEVIANRATEILGGDFRKEKLIHPNDHVNMSQSSNDTFPTAMSIVAVTQVEKKLIPAIDTLINTFKQKVEDFKEIIKIGRTHLQDATPLTLGQEFSGYLSMLEHSKTQILSSLPSLRELAIGGTAVGTGLNAHPQLSEMVSEELSQLLGTKFISSPNKFHALTSHDAINFTHGAMKGLAANLMKIANDIRWLSSGPRCGLGEINIPENEPGSSIMPGKVNPTQCEAITMVAVQVMGNDTAIGFAASQGNFELNVFKPVIIYNFLQSLDLLADSILSFNLHCAIGIAANKEKIDYNLHNSLMLVTALNPHIGYENAAKVAKNAHKKGISLKESAKELGLVSEEDFNQYVDPSKMIGPKA; from the coding sequence ATGGATTATAGAAGCGAACATGACACAATGGGCGAAGTTAAAGTTCCTAATGATAAATATTGGGGCGCACAAACACAACGAAGTTTTGAAAACTTTAAAATTGGGATTGAAAAAATGCCAAAAGAGCTTATTTATGCTTTTGCTCACCTTAAAAAATCCCTTGCAATTGTCAATTGCAAACTAAAAAAAATGCCAGAAGACAAAAAAAATGCCATCGCTCAAGCGTGTGATGAAATTATTGCGGGTAAATTTGATGATAATTTCCCACTAGCAATTTGGCAAACTGGCTCTGGCACACAAAGCAACATGAATCTTAATGAAGTCATAGCAAATCGTGCCACAGAAATTTTAGGGGGTGATTTCAGAAAAGAAAAACTTATCCACCCAAATGATCATGTTAATATGTCTCAAAGTTCTAATGATACTTTTCCAACTGCAATGAGCATAGTTGCTGTTACGCAAGTAGAGAAAAAATTGATTCCCGCAATTGATACACTTATAAACACATTTAAACAAAAAGTGGAAGATTTTAAAGAGATTATTAAAATTGGTAGAACACATTTACAAGATGCAACTCCACTCACTTTAGGTCAAGAATTTAGTGGTTATCTCTCTATGCTAGAGCATTCTAAAACTCAAATCCTTTCTTCTTTGCCCAGTTTAAGAGAATTAGCTATCGGTGGAACAGCCGTAGGAACAGGACTTAATGCACATCCGCAATTAAGCGAAATGGTAAGCGAAGAATTAAGTCAATTATTGGGCACAAAATTCATCTCTAGTCCCAACAAATTTCACGCCCTAACAAGCCACGATGCAATTAACTTCACTCATGGCGCAATGAAAGGTCTAGCTGCTAATTTAATGAAAATTGCAAACGACATTCGCTGGCTTTCAAGTGGTCCTAGATGCGGTCTTGGAGAAATCAATATCCCAGAAAATGAACCTGGAAGCTCTATAATGCCTGGTAAAGTCAATCCCACTCAATGTGAAGCTATTACAATGGTAGCTGTGCAAGTTATGGGCAATGATACAGCCATTGGTTTTGCAGCAAGTCAAGGTAATTTTGAACTCAATGTCTTTAAGCCTGTTATTATCTATAATTTCCTTCAAAGTCTTGATTTACTTGCCGATTCAATCCTTTCTTTTAATCTCCATTGTGCCATTGGAATCGCTGCTAATAAAGAAAAAATTGATTATAATTTACACAATTCATTAATGTTAGTAACTGCCTTAAATCCACACATCGGATATGAAAATGCTGCTAAAGTAGCCAAAAACGCACACAAAAAAGGAATCTCACTCAAAGAAAGTGCTAAGGAATTAGGATTAGTTAGCGAAGAAGATTTTAATCAATATGTTGATCCTAGCAAAATGATTGGACCTAAAGCTTAA
- a CDS encoding CZB domain-containing protein yields the protein MEVKFVGHHDCRLGKWYDSGNGKEYYSTLPSYPLLEAPHQGVHDNIIAGYEVMKSHGGTKNCMEEISKYFKQAEIESNNVIKYLDNLAAEKSATL from the coding sequence ATGGAGGTTAAATTTGTTGGTCATCATGATTGTCGTTTGGGTAAATGGTATGATAGCGGAAATGGTAAAGAATATTATTCTACATTACCTAGTTATCCACTTCTTGAAGCACCACATCAAGGTGTTCATGACAATATCATTGCGGGTTATGAAGTTATGAAAAGCCATGGTGGAACCAAAAATTGCATGGAAGAAATTAGTAAATATTTCAAACAGGCAGAAATTGAAAGTAACAATGTAATCAAATACCTTGATAATCTTGCTGCAGAAAAGAGTGCAACTCTCTAA
- a CDS encoding NAD-dependent epimerase, with protein sequence MKILVTGTAGFIGSFLALKLIQRGDEVIGLDCINDYYDIKIKYGRLQNAGILQEKIAYNTLIQSEKYPNYRFINLKLEDKEKLFSLFEKEKFDKVCNLAAQAGVRYSLVNPYAYIDSNIVGFVNILEACRHHNIKHLAYASSSSVYGLNESMPFSTSDNVDHPISLYAASKKSNELMAHTYSYLFNLPTTGLRFFTVYGPWGRPDMALFLFTKAILEDKPIDVFNHGEMLRDFTYIDDIVEGVVRVIDNVPTPNPQWNGKNPDPHSSKAPYKIYNIGNNNPVKLMDFIEAIEKEVGKVAKKNMLPLQAGDVPATYANVDDLVSELNYKPNTSIQTGIKNFVKWYREFFEV encoded by the coding sequence ATGAAAATCTTAGTTACAGGAACGGCAGGATTTATTGGTTCATTTCTTGCATTGAAGCTTATTCAAAGAGGAGATGAAGTCATTGGGCTTGACTGCATTAATGATTATTATGATATAAAAATCAAATATGGCAGACTACAAAATGCCGGAATTTTACAAGAAAAAATTGCATACAATACTCTTATTCAAAGTGAGAAATATCCCAATTATCGCTTTATCAACCTCAAATTAGAAGATAAAGAGAAACTTTTTTCGCTCTTTGAAAAAGAAAAGTTTGATAAAGTTTGTAATCTTGCTGCACAAGCTGGGGTGCGGTATTCTTTGGTTAATCCATATGCCTATATTGATAGCAATATTGTAGGCTTTGTAAATATTTTAGAAGCTTGCAGACATCATAACATTAAACATTTAGCCTATGCTTCAAGCTCTTCGGTGTATGGGCTTAATGAATCAATGCCTTTTAGCACAAGCGATAATGTAGATCATCCTATTAGTCTTTATGCAGCAAGTAAAAAAAGTAATGAGCTAATGGCTCACACTTACTCTTACCTTTTCAATCTTCCTACAACTGGATTACGATTTTTCACCGTTTATGGTCCTTGGGGGCGTCCTGATATGGCATTATTTCTCTTTACCAAAGCCATTTTAGAAGATAAACCCATTGATGTTTTTAATCACGGAGAAATGCTAAGAGATTTTACTTATATTGATGACATTGTAGAGGGTGTTGTAAGAGTGATTGATAATGTCCCTACGCCAAATCCACAATGGAATGGCAAGAATCCAGATCCACACAGCTCAAAAGCACCTTATAAAATCTATAATATTGGCAATAACAATCCCGTTAAACTGATGGATTTTATTGAAGCTATTGAAAAAGAAGTTGGCAAAGTTGCTAAGAAAAATATGCTCCCTCTACAAGCCGGGGATGTCCCTGCGACTTATGCTAATGTCGATGACTTAGTTAGTGAGCTAAACTACAAACCTAACACTTCCATTCAAACAGGAATTAAAAACTTTGTAAAATGGTATCGAGAATTTTTTGAAGTCTAA
- a CDS encoding pyridoxal-phosphate-dependent aminotransferase family protein, whose protein sequence is MLLFTPGPTPTPEFVRLAMSAPTIHHRTQEFEEIFATTRNLLKEMLKTQEVLMLASSGSGAMEACVTSLCENKLLSINSGKFGERFGKIANSFGIPCIEIKNPWDIPASLDSVMEALNNNPEIDAFCIQVCESAGGLRHSYEIIAKAIKDFNPEIMVIVDGITAMGVEPLDVSCVDALIGGSQKAFMLPPGMSIIGLSQKAIEKIERRNVGFYFNLKTELKNQIKNTTAWTAPTTIIIGLCAFLQEAKRIGFENIYKDTKARSLACDTALEGINLRIYPTIPALAMTTIADEQSDEIRKILKNEFSVNIAGGQDHLKGKIFRINHMGMVPLSEISWVINAIELSLEKIGRRKFNGFANQIFLEQYYKIKNQGQK, encoded by the coding sequence ATGTTACTTTTTACTCCAGGACCTACTCCTACCCCTGAATTTGTGCGTCTTGCAATGAGTGCTCCAACTATTCATCATCGCACACAAGAATTTGAAGAAATTTTTGCTACCACAAGAAATCTTCTTAAAGAAATGCTAAAAACACAAGAAGTTTTAATGCTTGCAAGCTCTGGAAGTGGAGCAATGGAAGCGTGTGTAACCTCGCTTTGTGAAAACAAACTTCTTAGCATTAATAGTGGAAAATTTGGAGAAAGATTTGGAAAAATCGCCAATAGCTTTGGAATCCCTTGTATTGAAATCAAAAATCCATGGGATATTCCTGCAAGTCTAGATTCGGTAATGGAAGCCTTAAACAATAATCCTGAAATTGATGCTTTTTGTATCCAAGTGTGTGAGAGTGCAGGTGGCTTAAGACATTCTTATGAAATTATTGCCAAAGCCATTAAAGACTTTAATCCTGAAATTATGGTTATTGTTGATGGAATCACGGCTATGGGAGTAGAACCTCTTGATGTTAGTTGTGTTGATGCACTCATCGGTGGTTCGCAAAAGGCTTTTATGCTTCCTCCTGGTATGAGTATTATAGGACTTAGTCAAAAGGCTATTGAAAAAATAGAAAGACGCAATGTGGGATTCTATTTCAATCTTAAAACTGAACTTAAAAATCAAATAAAAAATACTACTGCTTGGACAGCACCAACAACCATCATCATAGGACTTTGTGCGTTTTTACAAGAGGCAAAAAGAATCGGCTTTGAAAATATTTATAAAGACACCAAAGCAAGATCTCTAGCTTGCGATACAGCATTAGAGGGAATTAATTTAAGAATCTATCCTACAATACCCGCCCTTGCAATGACTACAATTGCCGATGAACAAAGTGATGAGATTAGAAAGATTCTTAAAAATGAATTTTCTGTTAATATAGCTGGAGGACAAGATCATCTAAAGGGTAAAATCTTTAGAATCAATCATATGGGAATGGTGCCTTTAAGTGAAATTTCTTGGGTTATTAATGCTATTGAGTTAAGCCTTGAAAAAATTGGGCGACGCAAGTTTAATGGTTTTGCCAATCAAATTTTCCTAGAACAATATTATAAAATCAAAAATCAAGGGCAAAAATGA
- a CDS encoding ABC transporter substrate-binding protein → MKKIFLSMALASSFMFAEEVKIGVVLPVSGAVGGFGELGKRGIDLAYKAQNKTKNGDPIKIVFVDNKSDKIESANAMQKLVSSDKVSVVIGPMISTNALAMTKIADDNQTPLIAPVATNDRVTKGKKFVSRISFADSFQGIIAANLAFKDLGAKKAAILFDNSSDYSIGLTKSFRNQFKKLGGQIAIETNAQAGTKDFKAQLSSIKAANPDVLYLPIYYNEGALIALQAKQLGISIPTIGGDGLVSNQIFFDVAKEAGEGYMVTDYYSTSSKQTPKGEAFIKEYEATYNEPVSTFSAMLADAYGIAVAAIEECGAQDRVCINDKIRNVKDYEGISGKFSLQNGEAIRSAVINQVQNGKLVYKTTIEP, encoded by the coding sequence ATGAAAAAGATTTTTTTATCAATGGCTTTAGCAAGTAGTTTTATGTTTGCAGAAGAAGTTAAAATTGGTGTTGTGTTGCCTGTTAGTGGTGCTGTTGGTGGTTTTGGTGAGCTTGGTAAGCGTGGGATTGATCTTGCTTATAAAGCACAAAATAAAACAAAAAATGGAGATCCTATTAAGATTGTTTTTGTGGATAATAAAAGCGATAAGATTGAATCGGCTAATGCTATGCAAAAGCTAGTTTCTAGTGATAAGGTTAGTGTTGTTATTGGTCCTATGATTTCAACTAATGCACTTGCTATGACAAAGATTGCCGATGATAATCAAACCCCACTTATTGCACCAGTTGCAACTAATGATAGAGTAACAAAGGGTAAAAAATTTGTTTCAAGAATCTCTTTTGCAGATAGTTTCCAAGGGATTATAGCGGCAAATTTAGCTTTTAAAGATTTAGGAGCCAAGAAAGCTGCAATATTATTTGATAATAGCAGTGATTATTCTATAGGGCTAACAAAGTCTTTTAGGAATCAGTTTAAAAAGCTAGGCGGACAAATTGCAATTGAAACAAATGCGCAAGCAGGAACTAAAGACTTTAAAGCGCAACTCTCAAGCATTAAAGCGGCTAATCCTGATGTTTTATATTTGCCAATTTATTACAATGAAGGTGCTTTGATTGCTTTACAAGCCAAACAGCTTGGAATCTCAATCCCTACAATTGGTGGTGATGGATTAGTTTCTAATCAAATCTTTTTTGATGTAGCAAAAGAAGCGGGTGAAGGTTATATGGTAACTGATTATTATTCTACAAGTTCTAAGCAAACACCCAAAGGTGAGGCGTTTATCAAAGAATATGAAGCCACTTATAATGAACCTGTAAGCACTTTTAGTGCTATGCTTGCAGATGCTTATGGAATAGCAGTGGCTGCTATTGAAGAATGTGGGGCTCAAGATCGGGTATGTATTAATGATAAGATTCGCAATGTAAAAGATTATGAAGGAATTAGTGGTAAATTTTCACTTCAAAATGGTGAGGCAATCCGTAGCGCTGTTATTAATCAAGTTCAAAATGGTAAATTAGTTTATAAAACAACAATTGAACCATAA
- a CDS encoding branched-chain amino acid ABC transporter permease, giving the protein MDILTFIQQCINGLSLGSMYALIAIGYTMVYGCLRLINFAHADIIMVGAFLSFFAVSSLGLPFYASVIFAVLACMLLGVGIDRIAYLPLRSAPRISMLITAIGVSFFLENIFNVLFGSTPRFFSSPEFFTKTFSFSNISITYITIIVPIVTLFLLVVLLQFLYRTKQGMAIRATAFDINTVRLMGINVNNIIGLVFVIGSALAGIGGIFYAISYPTIDPLMGVMIGLKAFAAAVLGGIGSVGGAVLGGFILGFTEVMAVAVFPELGGYKDAFAFLFLILVLLFRPVGIMGDWRLEKSRF; this is encoded by the coding sequence TTGGATATTTTGACTTTTATACAACAATGTATTAATGGATTGAGTCTTGGGAGTATGTATGCACTTATAGCCATTGGTTATACAATGGTTTATGGGTGTTTGCGTTTGATTAACTTTGCTCATGCTGATATTATTATGGTTGGAGCATTTTTGAGTTTTTTTGCAGTAAGCTCCCTTGGGCTCCCTTTTTATGCTTCAGTTATTTTTGCAGTTTTAGCCTGTATGCTTTTGGGAGTGGGGATTGATAGAATAGCTTATCTTCCCTTGCGCTCTGCGCCTAGAATCTCCATGTTGATTACCGCAATTGGCGTTAGTTTCTTTTTGGAAAATATTTTTAATGTTTTGTTTGGTTCAACTCCGCGTTTTTTTAGCTCTCCAGAATTTTTTACAAAAACTTTTAGTTTTTCTAATATTAGCATCACTTATATTACAATAATTGTTCCTATAGTAACCTTGTTTTTATTGGTAGTGTTGTTGCAGTTTTTGTATCGAACAAAGCAAGGAATGGCTATTAGAGCCACCGCATTTGACATTAATACAGTGCGATTAATGGGTATTAATGTAAATAATATCATTGGACTTGTTTTTGTTATTGGGAGTGCTTTAGCAGGGATTGGCGGAATCTTTTATGCCATTTCTTATCCCACTATTGATCCATTAATGGGAGTTATGATTGGTTTAAAAGCTTTTGCTGCAGCGGTTTTAGGTGGAATTGGAAGTGTGGGTGGTGCAGTGCTTGGTGGATTTATTTTGGGCTTTACTGAAGTAATGGCAGTGGCTGTATTCCCAGAGCTTGGAGGATATAAAGATGCTTTTGCATTTTTATTTTTGATTCTTGTTTTGCTTTTCCGTCCGGTTGGAATCATGGGCGATTGGCGTTTAGAAAAAAGTCGTTTTTAA